A single Flavobacteriales bacterium DNA region contains:
- a CDS encoding T9SS type A sorting domain-containing protein, with amino-acid sequence MKRILIIVLAICKSLYSFAQIDAYLIDYGINEQNEHVIIHWRTSAGFTCEDIKVEHGLDSNMLRSIYIYPGICGADTTEESYAYTVGSDFIYNVPNYFRINLGKYGVSKILQITVVSLDSVALKLFPNPITESSTLFFENYSNETATIQIKNVIGKIILPDIQTKKNSIKLNELNQLPAGIYRLDLYLNRKTSGIIFIVL; translated from the coding sequence ATGAAACGAATTTTAATTATTGTTCTGGCAATTTGTAAAAGTCTATATTCTTTTGCTCAAATAGATGCTTATTTAATTGATTATGGAATTAATGAACAAAATGAACATGTAATTATTCACTGGCGTACAAGTGCGGGATTTACGTGCGAGGACATAAAGGTAGAACACGGTTTGGATTCTAATATGCTAAGGTCTATTTATATCTATCCTGGCATTTGCGGGGCCGATACAACAGAAGAAAGTTATGCCTACACGGTTGGCTCCGACTTTATATACAATGTTCCAAACTATTTTAGAATAAACTTGGGCAAATACGGGGTATCAAAAATTTTACAAATTACCGTGGTTTCGCTTGATTCGGTGGCATTAAAATTATTTCCAAACCCTATTACTGAAAGTAGCACTTTGTTTTTCGAAAACTACTCAAACGAAACAGCAACCATTCAGATTAAAAATGTCATAGGAAAAATTATTTTACCTGATATTCAAACAAAGAAAAACAGCATAAAACTGAACGAACTAAATCAATTGCCAGCGGGCATTTATCGGTTAGATTTATATCTGAACCGAAAAACATCAGGCATTATTTTTATCGTGCTCTAA
- a CDS encoding SDR family oxidoreductase, translated as MGNQLLAGKKGIIFGALDENSIAWKVAEQCHEAGAEFILTNAPIAMRMGAINNLAEKTGSDIVACDVTSDEDMNNLIDAAMAKFGKVDFILHSVGMSLNIRKKKAYTDSNYDFMHKTFDISAMSLHRLLQTCYQKDAINEWGSVVALTYIAAQRTFPDYGEMAESKSLLESFARSFGYHYGVKRKVRINTISQSPTMTTAGSGVGGFNAFIDYANKMSPLGNATADDCASYCVALFSDLTRKVTMQNLFHDGGYSFVGVSEEVMSKFGE; from the coding sequence ATGGGAAATCAACTTTTGGCAGGTAAAAAAGGAATCATATTTGGTGCGTTGGATGAAAATTCGATTGCTTGGAAAGTGGCTGAGCAATGCCATGAGGCTGGTGCGGAGTTTATCTTAACCAATGCCCCCATAGCCATGCGAATGGGAGCAATAAACAATTTGGCCGAAAAAACAGGTTCGGATATTGTTGCATGTGACGTAACCAGCGATGAAGATATGAACAACCTGATAGACGCAGCTATGGCAAAATTCGGGAAAGTGGATTTTATACTTCACTCTGTGGGCATGAGTTTGAATATCCGAAAGAAAAAAGCCTACACCGACTCCAACTACGATTTTATGCACAAAACTTTTGATATCAGTGCTATGAGCTTGCACAGATTGTTGCAAACCTGCTATCAAAAAGATGCGATAAACGAATGGGGTTCCGTAGTGGCACTTACTTATATAGCGGCTCAACGGACATTCCCAGATTATGGCGAAATGGCCGAAAGCAAATCGCTTTTAGAATCGTTTGCAAGAAGTTTTGGTTACCATTATGGTGTGAAACGAAAAGTGAGAATAAACACCATTTCACAATCGCCCACCATGACCACTGCGGGATCGGGTGTTGGTGGTTTTAATGCCTTTATTGATTATGCCAACAAAATGTCTCCATTGGGCAATGCAACGGCAGATGATTGTGCATCCTATTGTGTGGCTTTATTTTCTGATTTGACTCGAAAAGTAACGATGCAAAACCTTTTCCACGATGGCGGCTACAGCTTTGTAGGTGTTAGTGAAGAGGTCATGTCGAAGTTTGGGGAGTAA
- a CDS encoding thiolase family protein: MNEVYIVSAVRTPMGSFNGVFSDIPATKLGATAIKGALEKAGINPNEVNEVFMGNVLQAGEGQAPARQAAIFAGLPYEVACTTVNKVCSSGMKSVMLAAQSIMLGHNECVVAGGMENMSLVPHYLMNSRKGYKFGDVKIIDGVLHDGLKDVYNDYMMGNAAENTAAEMNITREEQDEFAIKSYKKSADAWQNGRFNEEIVGVEVPQRKGDPLLVTEDEEYKNVFFDKIPSLKPAFIKDGTITAANSSTMNDGAAALVLMSKSKMESLGLKPLAKILSFADAGQAPEWFTTAPSKALPIALGRAGCSIDSVDLFEINEAFSVVSLANNRILKLDESKVNVNGGAISLGHPLGASGARILVTLIHALKHKGGKIGAAGICNGGGGANAMVLQV; encoded by the coding sequence ATGAACGAAGTATATATAGTATCTGCTGTACGAACCCCAATGGGAAGTTTTAATGGGGTTTTTAGCGATATACCTGCAACAAAATTGGGAGCCACCGCCATTAAAGGAGCCTTAGAAAAAGCCGGTATTAACCCCAATGAAGTGAACGAAGTTTTTATGGGCAATGTGTTACAGGCCGGAGAAGGGCAGGCACCTGCCAGACAGGCAGCCATTTTTGCCGGTTTGCCTTATGAAGTGGCTTGCACCACCGTAAACAAGGTATGCTCAAGTGGTATGAAGTCAGTAATGTTGGCAGCTCAAAGCATCATGTTGGGGCACAATGAATGTGTGGTAGCCGGAGGAATGGAGAACATGAGTCTTGTGCCACATTATCTTATGAACTCTCGAAAAGGATATAAATTTGGTGATGTAAAAATTATTGATGGCGTATTGCACGATGGTTTAAAAGATGTTTACAACGACTATATGATGGGTAATGCTGCGGAAAACACAGCAGCCGAGATGAACATTACCAGAGAAGAGCAAGATGAATTTGCCATAAAATCTTACAAAAAATCAGCTGATGCTTGGCAAAACGGACGTTTTAACGAAGAAATAGTTGGTGTAGAAGTGCCTCAACGAAAAGGAGATCCTCTTTTGGTTACTGAAGATGAGGAATATAAAAATGTTTTCTTTGATAAAATCCCTTCATTAAAACCTGCTTTTATTAAAGATGGAACCATTACCGCCGCCAATTCAAGCACAATGAATGATGGAGCGGCTGCATTGGTGTTGATGAGTAAATCAAAAATGGAATCGTTGGGTTTAAAGCCGTTGGCCAAAATATTAAGTTTTGCCGATGCCGGTCAGGCTCCTGAATGGTTTACAACCGCACCTTCAAAAGCATTGCCTATTGCTTTGGGCAGAGCAGGATGCAGCATAGATTCGGTTGATTTATTTGAAATAAACGAAGCATTTAGCGTGGTAAGCCTTGCCAACAACCGCATTTTGAAATTAGATGAAAGCAAAGTGAATGTAAATGGCGGAGCTATTTCTTTGGGTCATCCATTAGGGGCAAGCGGAGCCCGTATTTTGGTTACACTTATTCATGCTTTAAAACATAAGGGCGGTAAAATAGGGGCTGCCGGAATATGCAATGGCGGCGGCGGAGCCAATGCAATGGTTTTGCAAGTATAA
- a CDS encoding methyltransferase domain-containing protein, whose amino-acid sequence MSKYQDYILGTDADELFRLGLQHQVWAKEVQEAYSKAGFRSGQTLLDLGCGPGFCTKEMAFIVGKLGRVVAVDKSAEYLKFVDKIAQQYGLNIETIHSDFNELQLTENSIDGIFCRWAMAWINNIPEVLTKLKPSLKLGATLVFHEYFQWDTHQMVPSLPGLAKGIAAALKSFKSETGEIDAGKLLPKMLMDLNFEIVSIKLMPKIGRPGDLVWQWPVSFYKIYFPKLVAAGLLLEDEMRAVLRDIEILENTPETLLCCPLMTEIIARKID is encoded by the coding sequence ATGTCGAAATATCAAGATTACATTTTAGGAACAGATGCCGACGAACTTTTCAGGTTGGGTTTGCAGCATCAGGTATGGGCAAAAGAGGTTCAAGAAGCCTATAGCAAAGCTGGCTTTCGTTCGGGGCAAACACTTTTAGATTTGGGCTGTGGCCCAGGGTTTTGCACCAAAGAAATGGCTTTTATTGTTGGCAAATTGGGCAGGGTTGTGGCAGTTGATAAGTCGGCTGAATATTTAAAATTTGTTGACAAAATTGCTCAGCAGTATGGGTTGAATATTGAAACGATTCATTCCGATTTCAATGAACTTCAACTGACCGAAAATAGTATCGACGGCATTTTTTGCCGATGGGCAATGGCTTGGATAAACAATATTCCGGAAGTTTTGACCAAACTAAAACCAAGTTTGAAGTTGGGAGCTACGCTTGTTTTTCATGAATATTTTCAATGGGATACCCACCAAATGGTGCCATCATTGCCTGGTTTGGCCAAAGGCATTGCTGCCGCTTTAAAAAGTTTTAAAAGTGAAACCGGAGAAATAGATGCCGGAAAACTCCTGCCAAAAATGCTGATGGATTTGAATTTTGAAATTGTTTCCATCAAACTGATGCCCAAAATAGGCCGCCCAGGTGATTTGGTTTGGCAATGGCCCGTTTCGTTTTATAAAATCTATTTTCCAAAATTAGTGGCTGCCGGTCTTTTGTTGGAAGATGAAATGAGAGCTGTGCTGCGTGATATTGAAATTTTAGAAAATACGCCAGAAACACTTTTGTGCTGCCCGCTCATGACCGAAATAATTGCCCGAAAAATCGACTAA
- a CDS encoding 2-phosphosulfolactate phosphatase yields MKNKTVVVIDVLRATSTICAALNNGATSVIPVVSVDEALQFDKDIFLIAGERNGQKAEGFDFGNSPSEYAREMVLGKEVVLTTTNGTKCIHASMDASEILVGSFYNLSATAEYLKKCDSDVLLFCSGWKNAVNIEDTLFAGYLVSMLKSHFSYDSDVVEIALDMVKNSKTNLLHYLSKASHAKRFDRLGFGDNTELCMRFDEHPVVVKYQDGKLKIT; encoded by the coding sequence ATGAAAAATAAGACCGTGGTGGTGATTGATGTATTGCGTGCTACATCCACCATTTGTGCGGCTCTGAATAATGGAGCAACTTCGGTTATTCCGGTAGTTTCGGTGGATGAGGCTTTGCAATTTGATAAAGATATTTTTTTGATTGCGGGCGAAAGAAACGGACAAAAAGCCGAAGGTTTTGATTTTGGAAACTCACCATCAGAATACGCCCGAGAAATGGTGCTTGGAAAAGAAGTTGTGCTAACCACCACCAACGGCACCAAATGTATTCATGCATCGATGGATGCCTCTGAAATATTGGTGGGCTCATTTTATAATCTATCTGCCACTGCTGAATACTTAAAAAAGTGCGATAGTGATGTACTCCTATTTTGCTCTGGTTGGAAAAATGCCGTAAATATTGAAGACACCCTTTTTGCCGGCTATTTGGTAAGCATGTTAAAAAGTCATTTTAGCTATGATTCCGATGTAGTTGAAATTGCCCTCGACATGGTAAAAAATTCAAAAACGAACCTATTGCACTATTTGTCGAAAGCCAGTCATGCCAAGCGTTTTGACCGATTAGGTTTTGGTGATAATACGGAACTTTGTATGCGGTTTGACGAGCATCCGGTGGTAGTAAAATATCAAGATGGTAAATTGAAAATAACCTAA
- a CDS encoding carboxypeptidase-like regulatory domain-containing protein, which translates to MKKNILVLLLGLLAGQLKAYQISGKVTFDDQPLPGAAVHIKGTTYGVATNGKGEYFLQLEAGNYTVLCEFIGMESIERTITVSGNIEYLNFSMVESQNLLSTTTIDANSEDPAYGLLRSVIAKKDSLNREEMFKCRLYLKVSLENEDLKKSDSTNPDLTTREKVNFIESYSDIYKAYNRTKEVKKAYRNFSENQRIYDGSKSVAFGFSMGEKDPTAARKTESNDLFFTRISEGNFDFLQNLMQLPVLSQMPITSPISDNAFSVYRFKQVETFYDVSGDFIGKIRVTPKNKDAALFTGVIYISKTTKTLKSVELEINPTALMYFNNFRVIQDYDFTKDNQLIITRQEFYYESHTSKTKANYGHTYATYSDYDFDTKISARFMNEGEVVFEEESMDMSSNYWDSIRPIGLKPLEQNFVHTQDSIVQYHNSMEYLLKKDSTINDLNIWDFLIYGIVHRNSQKGTRWYISPITGALLSINYVDGWRPEVSGSFTKNWKNAKQIELSGGISYGLTNKTVKGSIGTRYLYDPKTFSRVRLYYANQYTMVNTSTSIKEYLSPRNYAQNNGYGIGYEREWINGIFSRIYLDYNTFSPYKGEVFDEWKKYFPNVSKPQDFEPFQEMVLDINTRITFRQRYEMLPHEKIIKGSKYPIVNLHYEKGIKPMLGSDVNYDFIEAQSGYNFKLFKVGQTMAYGQAGRFLNNNAVRISNLKYFRGSDRFSFSNPLKTAQTIVDTGYNTSKAYILMGMMHHFNGALLNKVPILKKTKIQTAIGTNILYLEEVNLLNTELIVGLERPFRLGQQMFRFGVYYVNGLNTETGITQRVKFGFDFLDLGSWLWRY; encoded by the coding sequence ATGAAAAAAAATATACTCGTTCTTCTTTTGGGCTTGCTTGCTGGTCAGCTAAAAGCCTACCAAATATCGGGTAAAGTTACCTTTGATGATCAACCATTGCCAGGAGCGGCGGTGCATATTAAAGGCACAACATACGGCGTGGCCACCAACGGAAAAGGAGAATACTTTTTGCAATTGGAAGCCGGAAACTATACGGTTTTGTGCGAATTTATTGGTATGGAATCCATCGAAAGAACCATTACCGTTTCAGGTAATATTGAATATCTAAATTTTAGCATGGTGGAGTCGCAAAATTTACTTTCCACCACAACCATTGACGCCAACTCAGAAGACCCGGCTTATGGGCTTTTACGCTCGGTAATTGCCAAAAAGGACAGTCTAAATAGAGAAGAAATGTTCAAATGCAGGTTGTATTTAAAAGTTTCACTCGAAAACGAAGACTTAAAAAAATCTGACAGCACAAACCCGGATTTAACCACACGAGAAAAGGTCAATTTTATTGAATCATACTCCGATATTTATAAAGCATACAATCGAACAAAAGAGGTAAAAAAGGCATATAGAAATTTTTCAGAAAACCAACGTATCTACGATGGCTCAAAATCAGTAGCCTTTGGTTTTTCGATGGGGGAGAAAGACCCTACTGCTGCCCGCAAAACAGAAAGTAACGATTTATTCTTTACCAGAATTTCGGAAGGAAACTTTGATTTTCTCCAAAATTTGATGCAGTTGCCCGTGTTGAGTCAAATGCCCATTACCTCTCCCATAAGCGACAATGCTTTTTCGGTTTATCGATTTAAACAAGTAGAAACGTTTTACGATGTTTCGGGTGATTTTATTGGAAAAATAAGGGTTACACCCAAAAATAAAGATGCCGCCTTATTTACTGGAGTTATTTATATATCGAAAACAACAAAAACCTTAAAATCTGTTGAACTGGAAATTAACCCAACCGCGTTGATGTATTTCAATAATTTTAGGGTTATACAAGACTACGATTTTACAAAGGATAATCAATTGATTATTACCCGACAAGAGTTTTACTACGAGAGCCACACCAGTAAAACAAAAGCCAACTACGGCCACACGTATGCCACCTATTCTGATTATGATTTTGATACAAAAATATCTGCCCGATTTATGAATGAAGGGGAGGTCGTTTTTGAGGAGGAAAGCATGGATATGAGTTCAAATTATTGGGATAGCATACGACCGATAGGTCTCAAACCTCTTGAGCAAAACTTTGTGCATACGCAGGATAGCATTGTGCAATATCACAATAGCATGGAGTATTTACTAAAAAAAGACAGCACCATAAATGATTTGAATATCTGGGATTTTTTGATTTACGGCATTGTGCATAGAAACAGTCAAAAAGGTACTCGATGGTATATTTCTCCAATTACAGGGGCATTGCTGTCGATTAATTATGTGGATGGCTGGCGACCGGAGGTTTCAGGGTCGTTTACCAAAAATTGGAAAAATGCCAAACAGATAGAATTAAGTGGTGGTATCAGCTATGGGCTTACGAATAAAACAGTAAAAGGAAGCATTGGAACCCGATATTTATACGACCCAAAAACGTTTTCGAGAGTTAGACTTTATTATGCCAACCAATATACTATGGTAAACACCAGCACCAGTATAAAGGAGTATCTTAGCCCCAGAAACTATGCCCAAAACAATGGCTACGGCATTGGCTATGAGCGGGAGTGGATAAACGGTATTTTTTCGCGTATTTATTTGGATTACAACACATTTAGTCCATACAAGGGCGAGGTTTTTGATGAATGGAAAAAGTATTTTCCAAATGTTTCAAAACCACAAGATTTTGAACCTTTTCAAGAAATGGTGCTCGACATAAATACCCGAATTACTTTTAGACAGCGGTATGAAATGTTGCCCCATGAAAAAATCATCAAAGGCTCAAAATATCCAATTGTAAATCTTCATTATGAAAAAGGGATAAAACCAATGTTAGGAAGCGATGTAAATTACGATTTTATAGAGGCTCAAAGCGGGTATAATTTTAAATTATTTAAAGTTGGACAAACTATGGCTTATGGCCAAGCAGGTAGGTTTTTGAATAACAATGCAGTGCGAATTTCTAATTTAAAATACTTTAGAGGTTCTGATAGATTCTCATTTTCAAACCCGCTAAAAACCGCTCAAACCATTGTAGATACTGGCTATAACACGTCTAAAGCCTATATTTTGATGGGTATGATGCACCATTTTAATGGTGCATTGCTCAATAAGGTTCCTATATTGAAAAAAACAAAAATTCAAACAGCAATTGGCACAAACATTCTTTATTTGGAAGAAGTGAATTTGTTGAATACCGAATTAATTGTAGGCTTGGAGCGTCCGTTTAGATTAGGGCAGCAGATGTTTCGATTTGGGGTATATTATGTAAATGGCCTAAATACCGAGACAGGAATAACTCAGAGGGTAAAATTTGGTTTCGATTTTTTAGATTTGGGAAGTTGGCTATGGAGGTATTAG
- a CDS encoding MBL fold metallo-hydrolase yields MRIAFYGAAQQVTGSMYLLTLTDGYNILIDCGLNYEKDVAREENAKFPFDPQDIDLVVLTHAHIDHSGNLPTLFARGYEGKILCTEPTWRLSDILLMDSANIEAKRTSGKKNKKTGAKRLFGHKQVMDVVQSMVTLKFNKPFSIRENMRVELVPAGHILGASSIVFSIVEKGEEIRVGFTGDLGKNDAKIIMKPQPMINLNYLIMEGTYGSRLHRDPRSPEDCLIHYIKKTCIEQPGRLIIPAFSVGRTQAILFTLNRIFREAKLPAIQVFTDSPLGISSGNIHEDFAEYFNEEAKDFAQKYGDLFRFKDLLIVEDKEDEEIMNRHYKPSIIVSSSGMLDGGRIQKHIADNLQNPMCTILIAGYCTEGTLGAELLAGKKTVKANNKIRDVYAKIESTDVFSAHPDQIGLTQYFQNVLSGSQNLKKVFLAHGDKDSLATFKTVLQPHFTQIEIPARGEEHTFV; encoded by the coding sequence ATGAGAATAGCGTTTTATGGTGCGGCACAACAGGTAACGGGCAGTATGTATTTGCTGACATTAACAGATGGCTATAACATATTGATAGACTGTGGATTAAACTATGAAAAAGATGTAGCACGAGAAGAAAATGCCAAATTTCCGTTCGACCCACAAGATATTGATTTAGTGGTTTTAACCCATGCTCATATAGACCACTCTGGCAATTTGCCAACGCTATTTGCCCGAGGCTATGAGGGCAAAATTTTGTGTACGGAACCCACATGGAGATTGTCGGATATTTTGTTGATGGATTCGGCAAATATTGAGGCCAAAAGAACTTCCGGAAAAAAGAATAAAAAAACCGGAGCCAAACGCCTTTTTGGCCACAAACAGGTAATGGATGTGGTGCAAAGTATGGTTACCTTAAAGTTTAATAAGCCCTTCTCTATCAGAGAAAATATGAGGGTTGAGTTGGTGCCTGCTGGTCATATTTTAGGAGCTTCCAGCATTGTTTTTAGCATAGTAGAAAAGGGGGAAGAAATTAGAGTTGGATTTACTGGTGATCTTGGAAAGAACGATGCTAAAATTATTATGAAACCACAACCCATGATAAACCTAAATTACCTAATTATGGAAGGAACTTATGGTTCTCGGCTGCACAGAGACCCACGTTCGCCGGAAGATTGTTTGATTCATTACATAAAAAAAACATGTATTGAACAGCCGGGCAGACTAATTATTCCAGCGTTTAGCGTTGGTAGAACACAGGCCATCTTGTTTACCCTCAATCGTATTTTTAGAGAGGCAAAACTACCCGCAATTCAGGTATTTACGGATAGTCCTTTGGGTATTTCAAGTGGAAATATTCACGAGGATTTTGCGGAGTATTTTAATGAAGAAGCCAAAGATTTTGCCCAAAAATATGGTGATTTATTTCGTTTTAAAGACCTATTGATTGTAGAGGACAAGGAAGATGAAGAAATAATGAATCGACACTACAAGCCCAGCATCATTGTTTCATCATCGGGTATGTTAGATGGAGGCCGCATTCAAAAGCATATTGCCGATAATCTTCAAAACCCTATGTGTACAATTTTAATAGCCGGATATTGTACTGAGGGAACTTTGGGAGCCGAGCTTTTGGCGGGCAAAAAAACGGTAAAAGCCAACAACAAAATACGGGATGTATATGCCAAAATCGAATCGACGGATGTTTTTTCTGCACATCCCGATCAAATTGGTTTAACCCAATATTTTCAGAATGTTTTATCCGGTTCTCAAAATCTAAAAAAAGTTTTTTTAGCCCATGGAGATAAAGACTCTTTAGCCACATTTAAAACCGTTTTACAACCTCATTTTACACAAATAGAAATACCGGCCAGAGGCGAGGAACATACTTTTGTCTAA
- a CDS encoding serine hydrolase: protein MKHFTKFIFIVLFLQGLTSQSYAQLSPKLNTLLQDKLESMQKSYGFKGLSVAVTIDNANPWVSAVGISSENEPLNPNMLIGVGSNTKTFVSATILKMVERDELSLDDTIGKWISTYANIPTSIKIRQLLNHTSGLNYYLTSTFWEDASEDLTKIWTIDEILTNYVGEPVFAAGSKFDYCNTNYLVLGLLIEKLSGEPCYKIIRKEIIDPLQLKSTFYPPYETVDKPYAHFWSDLSGNGYLDDIGNYSDNDILPNAINSIPNSAGAIVSTASDNIKFWRSLFEGRIISNQTLNNEMLNFIPISSGRSVGYGLGIFKDNYLGNTVFSHGGTWLGQINSNLVDTSRKVYITVLSNQDSLKNNYTELVVLQLYKILLDNWQYAEIPAIDYSQRTDVYPNPSSGYFTVDLPEGVFKSPNIQVYDMLGNEVMNSSFDEMMDAQISINLSGQNEGIYLLKISSPQTDSLVFKKVVLTH, encoded by the coding sequence ATGAAGCATTTTACTAAGTTTATTTTCATCGTTTTATTTTTACAAGGTTTAACTTCTCAAAGTTATGCCCAGCTTTCACCAAAATTAAATACTTTGTTACAGGATAAATTAGAGAGTATGCAAAAATCTTATGGTTTTAAAGGATTATCAGTTGCCGTTACCATTGACAATGCAAACCCGTGGGTTTCTGCCGTTGGTATTTCCTCTGAAAATGAGCCGCTAAATCCAAATATGTTAATCGGTGTGGGTAGCAACACCAAGACATTTGTGAGTGCCACAATTCTTAAAATGGTAGAGCGTGACGAGCTTAGTCTTGATGATACCATCGGAAAATGGATTTCAACGTATGCCAATATCCCTACATCCATTAAAATCAGGCAATTACTGAATCATACAAGTGGGCTGAATTATTATTTGACTTCTACATTTTGGGAAGATGCAAGTGAGGATTTAACAAAAATTTGGACTATTGATGAAATTTTGACAAATTATGTTGGAGAACCAGTTTTTGCAGCAGGCTCGAAGTTTGATTATTGCAATACAAATTATCTTGTGCTTGGCTTGCTCATTGAAAAACTATCGGGCGAACCCTGTTATAAAATAATCAGAAAAGAAATTATCGATCCATTGCAACTCAAATCTACATTTTACCCGCCTTATGAAACTGTAGATAAACCGTATGCCCACTTTTGGTCTGACCTTTCTGGAAATGGATATCTGGACGACATCGGAAATTACAGCGACAATGATATTTTACCGAATGCAATAAACAGTATTCCCAACTCGGCTGGAGCCATTGTTTCAACAGCATCAGACAATATTAAGTTTTGGAGAAGTCTTTTTGAGGGCAGAATTATTTCAAACCAAACATTAAATAATGAAATGCTTAACTTTATACCAATTTCTTCAGGTCGTTCGGTGGGGTATGGATTGGGTATATTTAAGGATAATTACCTCGGAAACACGGTATTTTCTCATGGAGGCACGTGGCTTGGGCAAATTAATTCTAATTTGGTTGATACCAGCAGAAAGGTGTATATTACCGTTTTATCAAATCAAGATAGTTTGAAAAATAATTACACCGAGTTGGTAGTTCTTCAATTGTATAAAATCTTGCTTGATAATTGGCAATATGCCGAAATTCCTGCAATAGACTACAGCCAACGTACGGACGTTTACCCCAATCCATCTTCGGGATACTTTACTGTGGATTTGCCAGAAGGGGTTTTTAAGTCTCCAAACATTCAGGTATATGATATGTTGGGAAATGAAGTGATGAATAGCTCCTTTGATGAAATGATGGATGCTCAGATATCAATAAATCTTTCCGGTCAAAACGAGGGTATTTATTTGTTAAAAATAAGCAGCCCCCAAACCGATTCTCTCGTCTTTAAGAAAGTAGTGTTAACACACTAA
- a CDS encoding transposase, giving the protein MSKKRRKFSSGFKAKVVIEALQERQTLQELASKYELHSTQIVSWKKEFLENASEVFESKSTKEKGSEDTEKLYNKIGHMQMQIDFLKKVLGK; this is encoded by the coding sequence ATGAGCAAAAAGCGTAGAAAATTTAGTTCGGGATTTAAGGCCAAAGTGGTCATTGAAGCCCTTCAAGAACGTCAGACATTGCAAGAACTGGCCAGTAAGTATGAGCTGCATAGCACCCAGATTGTATCTTGGAAAAAGGAGTTTTTGGAGAATGCCTCGGAAGTATTTGAGTCAAAGTCGACCAAAGAAAAAGGGTCTGAAGACACCGAGAAATTGTACAACAAAATCGGTCATATGCAAATGCAGATTGATTTTTTAAAGAAAGTCTTGGGCAAATGA
- a CDS encoding IS3 family transposase, with translation MSLTEKRQRAVQTRSRLPLMERCKLMGINRSGVYYKPKITSALNEQLMRTIDQCFMAHPYYGVARMTTYLKEDLGYQINEKRVRRLYRQMRLKTIYAKPKTTLRDKANCHYPYLLGGLKVEHPNHVWQTDITYIPMFRGHMFMAAIIDVYSRKIVGWSLSNTMTAQWCADLLTDTIKLHGKPHIHNSDQGSQYTSEIYLNILKQNNIQISMDGKGRATDNIYIERFWRSLKQEKIYLNPPNGGLELYQQINQYIQFYNTKRRHSSIGNLTPLQKYFNPNKSEKVNYKYL, from the coding sequence ATGAGTTTGACAGAAAAACGGCAGCGAGCTGTACAAACGCGTTCAAGACTACCCTTAATGGAGCGTTGCAAATTAATGGGCATCAATAGATCTGGTGTTTATTACAAGCCCAAGATAACCAGTGCATTAAACGAGCAGTTGATGCGAACCATAGACCAATGTTTTATGGCACATCCATACTATGGTGTGGCTCGAATGACGACCTATCTCAAAGAAGACTTGGGTTATCAAATCAACGAAAAACGTGTTCGCAGACTATATCGTCAAATGCGTCTAAAAACCATTTATGCCAAGCCCAAAACCACCCTTAGAGACAAGGCAAACTGTCATTATCCCTATCTGCTTGGTGGACTCAAAGTAGAACACCCAAACCACGTTTGGCAAACAGATATAACGTATATTCCAATGTTTAGAGGCCATATGTTTATGGCAGCTATCATTGATGTGTATAGCAGAAAAATAGTGGGCTGGAGTCTGTCTAACACGATGACCGCACAGTGGTGTGCAGACTTGCTCACAGATACCATAAAACTACACGGAAAACCTCACATTCACAACTCCGATCAAGGCTCGCAATACACCAGCGAAATTTATCTAAACATTCTAAAACAAAACAACATACAAATCTCTATGGACGGCAAAGGAAGGGCTACAGACAACATTTACATCGAACGTTTTTGGCGTTCATTAAAGCAAGAAAAAATCTATCTAAACCCTCCCAACGGGGGCTTGGAATTATACCAACAAATCAACCAATACATCCAATTTTACAACACAAAAAGAAGGCATAGCTCTATAGGGAATTTAACCCCATTACAGAAATATTTTAACCCAAATAAATCAGAAAAAGTTAATTATAAGTACCTTTGA